In the Haloferula helveola genome, one interval contains:
- a CDS encoding PEP-CTERM sorting domain-containing protein — MNHQLLLRLACATAIVASSDAATLFYADDFSGSDGSFNGASAPEVNTLGGSYALESFGEQQQLSGNSALLVRDPGGIAAGLRFGAAGDRYNWGTGSTAATILADGTLRISFDYATSNATDNNSWIAFGFGTANSDPASSDSRTYNRDEAEYGLRIEGDRVISFVNGGTDLSNVSYSSIGNNTFVPVTIDFGFTSFASGSTVTSVVSINGTEYLNESFTLDSTDDFRWEIGSSPFAGGDSFMDNLSIGTVPEPGTFAVLLVGAGATVLRRRRQR, encoded by the coding sequence ATGAACCACCAGCTACTCCTCCGTCTCGCCTGCGCTACCGCGATTGTGGCCTCCTCCGACGCCGCCACGCTGTTCTATGCCGACGACTTTTCCGGCAGCGACGGCAGTTTCAATGGAGCCTCCGCTCCCGAAGTCAACACGCTCGGCGGCTCCTACGCCCTCGAGTCCTTCGGCGAACAGCAGCAGCTCTCCGGGAACTCCGCCCTGCTGGTCCGCGACCCGGGCGGCATCGCGGCCGGCCTGCGCTTCGGGGCAGCCGGCGATCGCTACAACTGGGGAACCGGCAGCACCGCCGCGACGATTCTCGCCGACGGCACCCTGCGCATCAGTTTCGACTACGCCACCTCGAACGCGACCGACAACAACTCGTGGATCGCGTTCGGCTTCGGCACGGCCAACAGCGACCCCGCCAGCTCCGACTCCCGGACCTACAACCGCGATGAAGCCGAATACGGCCTGCGGATCGAGGGCGACCGGGTGATCAGCTTCGTCAACGGCGGAACCGATCTGAGCAACGTGAGCTACTCAAGCATCGGCAACAACACCTTCGTGCCGGTGACGATCGACTTCGGATTCACCTCGTTTGCCTCGGGTTCAACCGTCACTTCGGTGGTTTCGATCAACGGCACCGAATACCTCAACGAGTCCTTCACGCTGGATTCGACCGATGACTTCCGCTGGGAGATCGGCTCGAGCCCGTTCGCAGGGGGTGACAGCTTCATGGACAATCTGTCGATCGGAACGGTTCCGGAGCCGGGAACCTTCGCAGTCCTGCTCGTGGGAGCCGGCGCGACTGTCTTGCGCCGCCGCCGGCAACGCTAA